From uncultured Pseudodesulfovibrio sp.:
GCTGTGAAGACGTGGCCTGAAGTTGTTATGGTCCAGACGCGATATCGCCAGCAGGCCAAGCCGAGTCATGTGACTTTGGTCGATGGCAAATTGCAATTCGCATTTTTGGAACCCCACACGCGCCCAACACCGGGGCAGGTGGCCGCTGTTTACGATGATGACGGCGTTGTGCTCGGTGGTGGGGTCATAGAAAAACCGCTGTGATTACCAGCGCGACGGGAGTATATCCGTGCGCTCGCGCATCTCTCGCTGGTAGCCGTCACTTCGATTCTTGTTCATGACTTCGTGAATCTTTTGAGCCGAGAGTTCCGGCTTTTCTTCCAGATATGCAGCAGACCGTTGTACTTCGCTCGTCATCCGAAAGTTGTCCGGGTCGCGGTAGGATTTGAGCAGGGCGAATCCTTCGTCTCTTTTTCCCTGATATATACGTGTCAGGCCGAGATAATACGTTGCGTCTGGGTGGTTTGGGTATTTTTGCAAATTGGATTCAAAGGTTTGGCTTGCTGCGTCATAGTCGCCTTCGTTCATGGCGACGACCGCTTTTTTGTTACTGGCATAGATGTCGTTTGGTCCGTTAGGAAGAAAATCCTTGTATGCGGTAAAGGCGACACCCGCACCGGTTTGTGCTCCAATACCGACCCCGGTTCTCCCACCGCCAGTTCCGACTCCTATGCGAGAGGTGCCGGTATGCATGCCCACGCCTACGCTGGTATTACAGGAGCAGAGCAAGGCCAGCAGTACGATACAAAAAAGATAACGCATGGTTTTCTCCTTATTTGAAGTCAGCCCGTTTATCCATGGTCATGCCTTCTGTCCACGCCTGAGCCATTTTGTCGATGAGGTATTCGGTAGTGGCGTCGGTGTTGCCCGTGAGCTGATGAGCCATACTTGTGACAGAACGGGTCACTTCGGGCTTGCCTGGATAGCGGAAGTTGGTCAGTATGCCGAACCCGGCCGCACGGTCGCCTTGCGCAAGGGTGGACAGTCCAAGATAAAAGACGGCTTGAGGGTATCCCGGTTCAACCTGAGTGGCAGCCGTGAAGTTTGTCTCGGCCTTGGCGTAATCGGCCAGATTGTAGTACGCACGACCAAGGTTGGTCAGCAAGATGACGGAATCGGGGTTTTGTTCCAAGGCGGTTTCATAGTAGGTTGCCGCAGCCTGATAATCCTTGACGGTCATGGACATGTTTCCGGCGTGTTTTGGCGAAGGCGCACAAGCCAAGGTTATGAAGGCTATTGTTATGAGAAGAAATAATTTATTCATTGGTTCGATCCCGGCAAAAAAGTTTATGTATTATCCAAGCGAGTGCCAGAGCATATCATGATTACCTTTTATACCGCTACCCTGGGTTGCAAGATCAACCAATATGAAACCCGATCCATTGGTGAAGCATGGGCCGGGGGGGATGCTCGTGAAGTGTCCACTCCGCAGGAAGCCAATCTTATTTTGGTCAATTCCTGTGCCGTGACCGCCAATGCCGTGGCTGATTTGCGGCAATCCGTCCGTCGTTTTCATCGCGACAACCCGAAGGCCGAGATTATTATTACCGGCTGTGCGGCCCAAATCATGCCCGAAGAATTGGGCAAGCTGCCCGGTGTGGTTCGTGTGGTGTCACAGGAAGACAAACCGCAACTCCTTGAAGGACCGGAAGGGACGAGTCAACCGGGTACGGACAAGCCGGGATTCGCGCCGTTTTCCATCAACGGATATGGTCGTGCTCGTGCCGTGGTCAAAGTACAAGACGGATGCTCTCATAATTGTACCTATTGCATTATTCCGACCACTCGCGGCAAATCCATCAGCCGTCCGGTGAACGAGGTGGTGGATGAGATTTCTCGTCTGCTGGTTGCAGGATTCCGTGAATTTATTTTGAGCGGAATCAATTTGCGACATTTCGGGCGCGGATTGGATGAGAAAATCGATTTTTGGGATTTGATATCCCGTCTTGAATCCGAGTTCGGTCTGGATTGGGCTGGCCGGGCGCGGTTTCGTATTTCATCTGTTGAGCCGGGGCAGCTTACTGATAAGGCCCTTGATGTCCTGAATCGATCCTCCATGGTCTGTCCGCAATTGCATCTTTCCTTGCAAAGCGGTGATCCTGAAGTACTTCGGGCCATGGGACGCGGACATTATGATCCATTGTCCGCAGTGACTTTTTTGGAACGACTCCGTGAGCATTGGCCCGTCATTGGACTCGGTGCAGACCTTATCACTGGATTTCCCGGAGAAACTGAAGCGCAGTTTGAGAATACCATGGAATTATGTCGCGCTTTGCCAATGACCTACGGGCATATTTTCCCGTATTCCGAAAGGCCGGGGACGCGGGCTGCCGACATGGTGGATTCTGTGGACGTCCCCATACGCAAGGCGCGCGCTGCTCGATTACGGGAATTAGTGAATGAAAAGAAAAAGTCTTTTTTGAATTCCCTGCTCGACCAACCCCATCTCGACGTGCTTGTTCAGGATGACAAGGGGCGTGGGGTCAGTGAGTATTATGCGGCCTGCTGTTTTGTTACCCTGCCAGCAGGGACCAAGCCGCGTTCTCTGGTCCGGGCGAGACCTGTAAGACTGGAGAAAAACGTGATTCTGGTTGAACCGTTGGAGATCGCATGAGTACGCCGAAAACCCCTGAACCGGGATTGTTGATCATATCCATATTGAGTGCGAATTGGGATGCGTTCTGGCCGGATCTGCTCAAGGCTTTGGAAGAACGTTTCGGCCCTGCGGATGACATTTGTGAGCCGTTCGCGTTTGATCAGACCGGGTACTACGATGCTGAATTGGGTACCCCCATCACTCGCCGTATTGTTTCCTTCGAGAAGTTGCATCCGCTCGATGATTTGGCGGATATCAAACTGTTCACAAATGCATTGGAAAAGCGGTATGCTGATGGTGATAATCGGGTGTTTAATCTTGATCCCGGATTTATCACGTTGCAGAGTCTTGTTTTGGCAACGGGTAAGAAATTTTCGCACCGTATTTACCTCAAAGAGGGAATATGGGCAGACTTGACTCTGATCTGGCAGAAAAAACAGTGGGTTGTCTTTCCATGGACATTTCCCGACTATGCCGGAGAGGACATGAAATCTCGGCTGACAAAGTTGCGTCAGTCGTATAAAAACACGCTGAGCAAGCCGCAAACGTAAGAGTGTCGACAACACGCGGCTTCCAACCATAAAGGAAGAAAAATATGCCTGTAAGTATGACCGGATTCGGTCGTTTTGAAACCAATGAAGACGCCTGGACACATGTTTGGGAAATCAAGAGTGTTAACGGCCGTTATCTCGACGTTAAATGGCGCATGCCCGGTTACCTGCGTTCCCTTGAGAACGGATGGGAAAAGATCGTTCGTACCTACGCCTCACGCGGAAGGGTGGACGTATCCCTGAACCTTGAAGTGCTGGATTCCGGCATTCTCGGTATGACTTTCAACGAGACCATGGCTCAGGCCATGTTTGAGCAGATGGAAAAGCTCGCCCAGTCTCGTGGCGAGAAGTTTGAGCCTGATTATAATCGGGTGCTGTCCATGTCATCTTTGTGGCGTGACAACGGTTCTGAGCCTGATCCCGGTTTGTCCGAGAGTCTGACGAATGGTCTTGAGGCTGCGCTGAAGGATTGGGTTGATTCCCGTTCTGTGGAAGGTGAGGCCATGGGTGATGATCTCACGACTCGTCTGGATACCCTGCGTGACCTTGCACAGAAAGTGGCGACTCGTATTCCTGATATTCTTGAAGCTAAGAAGTCCACACTCAGGCAACGCATCATCGATATGCTCGACTCGGCCAATGCGGAGTTTTCCGAAGACCGGATGCTTCAGGAAGTGGCTTATCTTACAGACAAGCTGGATGTTTCCGAAGAGTTGACCCGTCTGGATGCTCATCTGGATCGCTTGAGCGAAGTCCTGGCAGCCAAAGGGAATGTGGGTAAGAAGCTCGATTTTTTGGTGCAGGAAACTTTCCGCGAAATCAATACCTGCGGCAACAAGGCTCAGGACACCGAGGTCAGTCGACTGGTCGTTGATTTCAAAGCTGAGTTGGAGCGGTGTCGCGAACAGGTCCAGAACATAGAATAGATACTTTCTGAAAACCGGAAGGAAACTATGCAGAAGCAGGGATTACTCAACGTCGGTTTTGGTAATTTCGTTGTCCTCGACAGGGTCATTTCCATCGTCAATCCATCCAGTGCCCCCATGCGGCGGTTGAGGGAAGACGCGCGTGCCGATGGACGGCTTATCGATGCCACTCAGGGACGTAAAACCAGGGCCATTATTGTGACTGATTCCAATCACGTGGTCCTGTCAGCCATTCAGGCGGAAACCATTGGTCAGCGGTTCAGTGCTGACGAAGGGGAATAGAATAGGTGAAGCAAGAAGATCATAAATTCAGGCTGGGACAGGTCCTTGTGGTTTGTGCTCCCAGCGGCACCGGCAAGTCCACGCTGATATCCATGCTTCGGGAAGAGTTCTCGGATTTTGGATTTTCCGTATCCTATACCACTCGTGCACCGCGTGGTGAGGAACAGAATGGGCGTGAATACAATTTCATTTCTCGCGAAGCTTTTGTGGCAATGCGGAGCCGGGGAGACTTTTGCGAATGGGCTGAAGTTCACGGTAATTTTTATGGAACGGCCACCAAGCCGGTGGAAAAGATGCTCGATTCCGGGCGGGACGTGCTGTTTGATATTGACGTGCAGGGCGCCAAGCAACTCAAGAAAACGTTCTACAAAGGGACGTTCGTTTTTTTGTTGCCACCGTCCCGTGAAGAACTTGTGCGTCGGCTTGAAGGACGTGGCACTGATTCCGCCGATTCTATTGAACGTCGGTTGAACAATGCTATCGGTGAGCTTTCTCAGGCCAAGTGGTTTGACTATTGGGTAGTCAATGACTCTTTGGATGAAGCGTACCAAGAGCTGAAGGCTGTATATCTGGCTGGTAAATGCAAGCCTTCGTTGCGCCCCGGTATTTTAGGTAATATTCAAAAGACATGGGAAGACGATGGCTGATCTGGTTGTTGCGCTTGATTACAAGGATGCTGAATCCGCTTTTGCCATGGCACGGACTCTCAAAGGGGCCGCGCCGTGGATGAAGGTCGGTTTGGAGTTGTTTACTGCCGAGGGGCCGAAAGTTGTTTCCGGTCTCAAGGAGATGGGATTCAAGGTCTTTTTGGACCTGAAATTCTTTGATATTCCCAATACCGTACAGGGCGCGGTCCGTTCCGCAGTTCGTTCCGGTGCGGATATGGTCAATATCCATGCCTTGGGTGGAGAGCGTATGGCCAAGGCCGCCATGGTTGGATGCACCGAAGGCGTTGCTTTCGGGCAGGAATCACCCATGGTACTTGCTGTGACCATGCTGACCAGTATGGCCGCCGGTGATCTGCCTGTTGACAATGCGTCCGATCCATCGGAGATGGCCCTTGACCTGGCTGTGAAAGCCAAGCAATATGGCTTAAATGGAGTGGTTTGCTCCGGCCTTGAGGCCGAGCGAATCAAAGCGGCTTGTGGGAATGACTTTATTTGCCTGACACCGGGCATTCGGCCGGCTTCGGCGGATGCAGGTGACCAGCGACGGGTAGTGACTCCCGCGCAAGCTGTTCGGAGTGGTTCAGATTACCTTGTGGTGGGACGGCCTGTTACGCAGGCAACGAATCCACGGGATGCCGCTTTGGCGATTGTCGAGGAGATGGAACAGGTCAAGTAGGAGCGTTTGATGTCCGATCAGGAATCAACAGTGAGGGCCGAGCAGGAAATCGTTCGCGATGGTGCAGAAAAGATTAAGGGTATCTTTTCTACTCAGACCGTGGCGAAGGTCGGCACTGGTACGACGCAGCGAAAGACCATTCAGAAAACCTACTGGGATGTCGAAGAGCAGGATGAAACCATTATTTCCGTTCAGCCTTTGAATAGGAATTATGTTCCATCCGGTCCCAAACGACAGATTGAACGTGATGATTTCCTTACCAAATTCAATCCCGAACCCGAATTTTATGTCAGCACAGTATACCCGGCCATCAAGGAGATGGACGGGGCCATCGTGCGTGGCGAGAAGCATCGGGAGCGGGGAGCGGCCTACAGTGCAGAATTTGAATATCAGCAGGCCATGTCCATTGATGAGGAAAACGTTCGTGCCAACTTTGGTTTGGGATTGACGTATCTTGATCGCGGTGATCAGGTGAAAGCCAACGATATTTTTGAACGGCTGGTCGGATTGGAAGCGGCTTTTGAGGCTGAGCATAAGCATCTGTTTAATGATTTCGGCATCAACATGCGTAAAAACAAGATGTATGATCAGGCCTTGCAATACTATCTGCGTGCTGAAGAATTGGTGAAGAATGACGAGCACCTTTTTCACAATATTGCCCGGTGTTACTTTGAAAAGGGCAATGTAGATGAGTGCAAGAAATATCTGATCAAGAGTTTGGCGGTTAACCCGAATCTCGAAGCAAGCAAACAATTTTGGACTTATTTACAAACTCAAGGATACGTTAAAGACGGCGAAGCGCCAGGCGTGTCTATCGAATTGCAGCCTCGTGATTCTTCTCAGAGTGAGAAAAATGCGGGGAAGTCGAATGGGGCGGGCGGTGCTCCTCTTTCCATGAATTTGGATTAACGGGGTCAGAATTCGCTGTATGGCGAATGAGTAGGAGTTTCCATGAATCAGGATAGAGTTCAGGATTTCCTTCGAGAGCTTCCGGGAATGCGTGAGGATTTACCGTTTTCTCCAGAGGTCTTGCAAAAGCTCTTTGTCCAGACAGGGAAAGGGTCAGTGGCTTCTCTTGAGGATGTGGGTGAGACATTAAGCATGGATCAGGGGTTGACCACGCGTATATTGAGTCTTGCCAATTCTGCATATTACGGATTGCAAGCCGAGGTCCAGTCTGTTACTCGCGCAGCCGCCGTTCTTGGTATGGCTGAAATTCGCAACATTGTTATCGCTCTGGGTGTAGCCGGTTTGACTAAGGCGTACTCGATCCCGGAAGATTTTGACCTTGGAGAGTATTGGTCGCATCAGTTTCTTGTCGGCATGGTCTCCAAAGAGTTGTCTCGTATGACCGATGTGGGAAAACCTGACAATATGTTCACCGTGGGGTTGCTGCATGATATCGGCAAGCTTATTACGGCATTGAAACGGCCTGATGATTGGCAGGCCATTCGTGAACTGGCTGAAGACGATGAGTTGATCGACTCGGTGGCCGAAGAGGAATATTGGGGATTGGACCACGCCGTTGTCGGTGCGTTGGTGCTCAAGTCTTGGGATTTGCCTGCGGATTTGGTGGAGCCAGTTAACTGGCATCATTCCCCGGCATTGGCCCCGGATCATTCCCTTGAAGCTAATATTATTTGTCTGGCAGATGCCGTGGTCCGCACCGTTGAAGATTCCGAGAGTTTTTATGCCGAGAAGGTCGAACAACTTTGCTCGGACGTGGAAGTTGATATGGATGATATCATGGAGACAGCCGAAGAGATGTTCGAATCCGGTGATATCGAACAATTTGTGAAAACACTTTCCTAACCTATCTGGAATACACATTGCCTTGCATTTGGAAACCTCGCGGTGAAGAAACCGCTCCCGCTTCTGCTGCGTCTATTGCAGAGGAATTATCTGTCTCGCCGTTAATTGTTGAAATCCTGTGGAATCGTGGTCTGACTGACGTGGAGGAGATGGACAAGTTTTTGAGTCCGTTGCTTCGTCATATGGCGAACCCAGCCGAAATTCCCGGCCTAACGCAGGCTGTCGAAGTCTTGGCTCAAGGCTTGGCAGAGGGGCGGACTCTTGCCGTTTGGGGTGATTATGATGTGGATGGCATAACGGCTACGGCTGTTATCAAAGAATTTTTCGCTATGCATGACATGGAAATCATGCACCACCTGCCCAATCGCATGGAAGAAGGCTACGGCATGAATGTCCCCGGAGTAGAACACCTGCACGAACAGGGTGCCACCATGCTGCTTACCGTAGATTGTGGTATTTCCGATATGGAACCTGTGGCTCGTGCTCGCGAACTCGGCATGACCGTGATTGTGTCGGACCATCACCTGCCGGGCGAAGAGATGCCCGATGCCCATGCTATTTGTGATCCGCGTTTGGAAGACGGTGGCTCGTGTGATGACCTTGCCGGAGTGGGCGTAGCTTTTATGCTTATGGTAGCCCTCAATAAATTGCTTCCCGGTGATCCAGTGGATGTCCGTCCGTTGCTCGATCTTGTCGCCCTTGGTACCATCGCTGACATAGTCAAGCTGACCGGCCAGAATCGTATTCTGGTCAAGAATGGTTTGCTTCTTATCAAGGAAGCCAAACGTCCCGGCATGGCCGCGCTTAAGGTCGTCAGTGATTATGAACGTGGTGCAGAACTCGGTGCTGGTCAAATTGGATTCAACCTCGCGCCGCGTATCAATGCAGCCGGACGTATGGGGGACCCGACCAAGGCGCTGAATCTTTTGTTGGCCAAGGACTTTGATACGGCCATGCCCATTGCCGAGGAGTTGAACGCCATCAACATGGAGCGCCGTCGGCAGGAGCAGGAGATTTCGGATCAGGCTTTTGAACAGGCGGAAAGCATGCGTCATATGGCCGGACTGGTCTTGTACGGCGAAGATTGGCATCCCGGCATAATCGGCATTGTGGCTTCTCGTGTTGTCGAGAAATTTTATCGTCCCACGCTCATCCTGTGTTCGCCTGAGGCCTCTGAAGGACTGCTTAAAGGATCTGGTCGGAGCATTGCCGAATTCAATTTGTACGAAGGGTTGAAAGCAGTCAGTGGGGTGTTGGTCGGGTTTGGTGGGCACAAACAGGCGGCAGGGATGTCTCTTGAGGCTGAGAACTTGACCGCTTTGCGCGAACAATTCAACCAGCACGTGATCGATACGCTCGGTCCAGAGCCGTTGACGCCAACGCTCAAGCTTGATCACGAACTTGGCTTTTCCAACATCAATAATACATTGCTTCAGGAGTTGGAACTTCTTCAGCCGTTCGGCATGGGGAATCCCGAGCCGGTGTTTGCCACTCAGCCGATCACTGTCGCCGAGCATCGAACCTTTGGCCGTGAACATGAGCACGTCAAACTCGTGCTTCAGGATAAGGAGACCGGGGCCAAGTTCCCCGGCAAGGCATGGCGCATGGGGAGCAGTCTTCCCAGAGACATTCAAGGGAGAACAATGCGGTTTGCCTTCACTCCGAAAATTGACCGCTATCGAGGCATCCCAAAGATCGATCTACGTATTCGCGATTGGCTGTATTGATGCAGTTAGTCAAAAAAATAATTCAAAGCCAGAATGGCGCACCATGCATTGAGCAGGGTGCGCCATTCTGGCTTTGAATTGAGATCCTTAAGTGAGCTGCCAACAGGCCACCTTCGCCGCAGGCGACACATAAAGTTTTGGAGAGCCCAGAGAACCTTTTTCAAAAGGTTCTCTGGCGGGTCCAAGGGCAGCGCCCTGGCCGCCGGAGGCCCTACACGAAGTCGGCCGCGTTGTAGCTTGACCGGACGAGTGGTGCGCTGAACATGTGCTTGATGCCGCGCTTTTTGCCTTCCTCGGCGTACTTGTCGAAAACTTCTGGCTCCACATAGCGTTTGACCATGGGATGTTGGCGACTGGGCTGCATGTATTGGCCGATGGTGACGATGTCACAGTCCACGGCGGCGAAATCGTCGAGAACCGTCATGATCTGTTCGTCGTTTTCACCCAGACCGACCATGATGCCGGACTTGGTGGGAATGTTCGGGGCCATGCGTTTGGCGTTGACCAGCACGTCGAGAGACTGACGGTAGTTAGCCTGTGGTCGGATATCGTCATAGAGAACCGCCACAGTCTCAAGGTTGTGGTTGAGCACGTTGGGACGAGCATCAAGCACGGTTTTGAGAGCGTCCTGATCGCCTTGGAAATCCGGAATGAGCACTTCAATGGTACAATCGGGCATGACTTGTTGCACGGCCTTGATGGTGGCCGCGAAGTGAGCGGCCCCTCCGTCAGGCAGGTCGTCGCGGGTGACGGAGGTGATGACTACGTGCTTGAGCTTGAGGCGTTTGGCGGCCTCGGCCACACGAGCTGGTTCCGTCGGATCAAGCTGCTCAAGATCGCCGGAAACGATGTTGCAGAAGGCACAGTTGCGCGTGCAGATCGAGCCCATGATCAGGAATGTTGCCACGTTCTTGGAAAAACACTCCCACTTGTTCGGACACTTGGCGCTCTGACAGACCGTGTTGAGATTCAGGTCCGCTATCAAGCCGGAAGTGTTGGTGAAATTTTCGTTATTCGGCAGCTTTATGCGCAACCATTTGGGAATCCGCAAAGGCTTTTCGGAATTCTTTTTCAAAGACATTTTTAGCGTCCTTCATATCTATTTCGTGTCCGGCTTCTGTTGAGAGAGAGGTGGGAACCGCCCCTTGGATGCCGCACAATGTGATGGCGTTGAACAGGCTGACGTCACTACCGATGTTGAGGGCCAGACCGTGGTAGGTGACCCAGCGGCGAACGCCGATGCCCATTGAGCATATTTTCCGTGTTTCGTCCACCCATACGCCGGGATGTTTGGGGCGTCGGATGGTCTGTACGCCGAAATGCGCGCAGGTGTTGATGACGGCCTCTTCCATGTCGTGGAAGAATTTTCTCATGCCGCCGGGACGTTTTTCGACCCGCCAGATAGGGTAGGCCACGAGCTGGCCCGGAAAGTGACAGGTGATGTTTCCGCCACGGGTGGTCTGGGCCAGTTCGATACCGTGTTCGGCAAGTAAAGCCTTATCCATATGCAGATTTTCGGCTCCGCCCTGACGGCCAAGCGTAATAACCTTGGGATGTTCGAGGATGAACACGGTATTGTCTTCGGAACCGGCAGTGACCGCTTCCAACGTCTTGAGTTGCAGGGCTTCGGCTTTTTTGTAGCTGATCAGCCCGAGGTCTATGATCTTCATTTCTTTTTGGTTGTTTTGGGCGTGTATGGGAGAATGATCGCCTTGGATTTAAGGTCGGTTTTGGGTTTTTCAGGCCATGTCGGAATAAACATTTGGCCCGGGAACAGTGACCGGGTCTTCGGGGGAATGTCAATGAGAGTCAGCCCTCGATCGGAACAGGCGTATTGGCCCCTGTTGCCGTGCAGCTTGAATGGTTCGGATATGGCTCGGACAGCTCCCCAGCTTTCACTGCCTTTTCCCGAGAGATAAAGGAAGTTGAGTGTGACGTTGTCTTTTTCAAGTTCTGCATCTCGTGAAATCTTTTCCAGCCATTTGGGTGCATCTTTCACAGAAAAGTTAAAGTGACACCACGGTGCACTCTGGGTCATGGCTGGCATGGGACATTCTTCACAGTGCGGGCAGGGGGCAATGGGTTTGAAGCCTTTCTCAAGCATTTGCGTGCGCATCTCCGAGATAATACGTCCGGTCATGCGGACGCCTGTTTCGATGAGCAGAATGCGTCCAGTGTCTTTTGTTGAATTTGAAAGGTGCTTTGACAGAATTTCAGCCTGTGGGCGCGTGGTTCGACCAGACCAGTCCAGTTCATTGAATGCGTTGGCGACCATGAGGAGATCGACTTTCTTATGGAGTCGGTCTGTGAACCGGGCTTTGACTGTTTTGATACGCCACGGAGAATCCTTTCCTGCCATGGCGTGGAAAAGTTTGAGACCTGTCTGCA
This genomic window contains:
- a CDS encoding MiaB/RimO family radical SAM methylthiotransferase; the protein is MITFYTATLGCKINQYETRSIGEAWAGGDAREVSTPQEANLILVNSCAVTANAVADLRQSVRRFHRDNPKAEIIITGCAAQIMPEELGKLPGVVRVVSQEDKPQLLEGPEGTSQPGTDKPGFAPFSINGYGRARAVVKVQDGCSHNCTYCIIPTTRGKSISRPVNEVVDEISRLLVAGFREFILSGINLRHFGRGLDEKIDFWDLISRLESEFGLDWAGRARFRISSVEPGQLTDKALDVLNRSSMVCPQLHLSLQSGDPEVLRAMGRGHYDPLSAVTFLERLREHWPVIGLGADLITGFPGETEAQFENTMELCRALPMTYGHIFPYSERPGTRAADMVDSVDVPIRKARAARLRELVNEKKKSFLNSLLDQPHLDVLVQDDKGRGVSEYYAACCFVTLPAGTKPRSLVRARPVRLEKNVILVEPLEIA
- the lipB gene encoding lipoyl(octanoyl) transferase LipB; this encodes MKIIDLGLISYKKAEALQLKTLEAVTAGSEDNTVFILEHPKVITLGRQGGAENLHMDKALLAEHGIELAQTTRGGNITCHFPGQLVAYPIWRVEKRPGGMRKFFHDMEEAVINTCAHFGVQTIRRPKHPGVWVDETRKICSMGIGVRRWVTYHGLALNIGSDVSLFNAITLCGIQGAVPTSLSTEAGHEIDMKDAKNVFEKEFRKAFADSQMVAHKAAE
- the pyrF gene encoding orotidine-5'-phosphate decarboxylase → MADLVVALDYKDAESAFAMARTLKGAAPWMKVGLELFTAEGPKVVSGLKEMGFKVFLDLKFFDIPNTVQGAVRSAVRSGADMVNIHALGGERMAKAAMVGCTEGVAFGQESPMVLAVTMLTSMAAGDLPVDNASDPSEMALDLAVKAKQYGLNGVVCSGLEAERIKAACGNDFICLTPGIRPASADAGDQRRVVTPAQAVRSGSDYLVVGRPVTQATNPRDAALAIVEEMEQVK
- a CDS encoding DUF4416 family protein, whose translation is MSTPKTPEPGLLIISILSANWDAFWPDLLKALEERFGPADDICEPFAFDQTGYYDAELGTPITRRIVSFEKLHPLDDLADIKLFTNALEKRYADGDNRVFNLDPGFITLQSLVLATGKKFSHRIYLKEGIWADLTLIWQKKQWVVFPWTFPDYAGEDMKSRLTKLRQSYKNTLSKPQT
- a CDS encoding YicC/YloC family endoribonuclease, coding for MPVSMTGFGRFETNEDAWTHVWEIKSVNGRYLDVKWRMPGYLRSLENGWEKIVRTYASRGRVDVSLNLEVLDSGILGMTFNETMAQAMFEQMEKLAQSRGEKFEPDYNRVLSMSSLWRDNGSEPDPGLSESLTNGLEAALKDWVDSRSVEGEAMGDDLTTRLDTLRDLAQKVATRIPDILEAKKSTLRQRIIDMLDSANAEFSEDRMLQEVAYLTDKLDVSEELTRLDAHLDRLSEVLAAKGNVGKKLDFLVQETFREINTCGNKAQDTEVSRLVVDFKAELERCREQVQNIE
- the gmk gene encoding guanylate kinase, whose protein sequence is MKQEDHKFRLGQVLVVCAPSGTGKSTLISMLREEFSDFGFSVSYTTRAPRGEEQNGREYNFISREAFVAMRSRGDFCEWAEVHGNFYGTATKPVEKMLDSGRDVLFDIDVQGAKQLKKTFYKGTFVFLLPPSREELVRRLEGRGTDSADSIERRLNNAIGELSQAKWFDYWVVNDSLDEAYQELKAVYLAGKCKPSLRPGILGNIQKTWEDDG
- a CDS encoding HDOD domain-containing protein, yielding MNQDRVQDFLRELPGMREDLPFSPEVLQKLFVQTGKGSVASLEDVGETLSMDQGLTTRILSLANSAYYGLQAEVQSVTRAAAVLGMAEIRNIVIALGVAGLTKAYSIPEDFDLGEYWSHQFLVGMVSKELSRMTDVGKPDNMFTVGLLHDIGKLITALKRPDDWQAIRELAEDDELIDSVAEEEYWGLDHAVVGALVLKSWDLPADLVEPVNWHHSPALAPDHSLEANIICLADAVVRTVEDSESFYAEKVEQLCSDVEVDMDDIMETAEEMFESGDIEQFVKTLS
- a CDS encoding tetratricopeptide repeat protein yields the protein MNKLFLLITIAFITLACAPSPKHAGNMSMTVKDYQAAATYYETALEQNPDSVILLTNLGRAYYNLADYAKAETNFTAATQVEPGYPQAVFYLGLSTLAQGDRAAGFGILTNFRYPGKPEVTRSVTSMAHQLTGNTDATTEYLIDKMAQAWTEGMTMDKRADFK
- a CDS encoding DUF370 domain-containing protein: MQKQGLLNVGFGNFVVLDRVISIVNPSSAPMRRLREDARADGRLIDATQGRKTRAIIVTDSNHVVLSAIQAETIGQRFSADEGE
- the recJ gene encoding single-stranded-DNA-specific exonuclease RecJ — translated: MPCIWKPRGEETAPASAASIAEELSVSPLIVEILWNRGLTDVEEMDKFLSPLLRHMANPAEIPGLTQAVEVLAQGLAEGRTLAVWGDYDVDGITATAVIKEFFAMHDMEIMHHLPNRMEEGYGMNVPGVEHLHEQGATMLLTVDCGISDMEPVARARELGMTVIVSDHHLPGEEMPDAHAICDPRLEDGGSCDDLAGVGVAFMLMVALNKLLPGDPVDVRPLLDLVALGTIADIVKLTGQNRILVKNGLLLIKEAKRPGMAALKVVSDYERGAELGAGQIGFNLAPRINAAGRMGDPTKALNLLLAKDFDTAMPIAEELNAINMERRRQEQEISDQAFEQAESMRHMAGLVLYGEDWHPGIIGIVASRVVEKFYRPTLILCSPEASEGLLKGSGRSIAEFNLYEGLKAVSGVLVGFGGHKQAAGMSLEAENLTALREQFNQHVIDTLGPEPLTPTLKLDHELGFSNINNTLLQELELLQPFGMGNPEPVFATQPITVAEHRTFGREHEHVKLVLQDKETGAKFPGKAWRMGSSLPRDIQGRTMRFAFTPKIDRYRGIPKIDLRIRDWLY
- the lipA gene encoding lipoyl synthase; amino-acid sequence: MSLKKNSEKPLRIPKWLRIKLPNNENFTNTSGLIADLNLNTVCQSAKCPNKWECFSKNVATFLIMGSICTRNCAFCNIVSGDLEQLDPTEPARVAEAAKRLKLKHVVITSVTRDDLPDGGAAHFAATIKAVQQVMPDCTIEVLIPDFQGDQDALKTVLDARPNVLNHNLETVAVLYDDIRPQANYRQSLDVLVNAKRMAPNIPTKSGIMVGLGENDEQIMTVLDDFAAVDCDIVTIGQYMQPSRQHPMVKRYVEPEVFDKYAEEGKKRGIKHMFSAPLVRSSYNAADFV
- a CDS encoding tetratricopeptide repeat protein yields the protein MSDQESTVRAEQEIVRDGAEKIKGIFSTQTVAKVGTGTTQRKTIQKTYWDVEEQDETIISVQPLNRNYVPSGPKRQIERDDFLTKFNPEPEFYVSTVYPAIKEMDGAIVRGEKHRERGAAYSAEFEYQQAMSIDEENVRANFGLGLTYLDRGDQVKANDIFERLVGLEAAFEAEHKHLFNDFGINMRKNKMYDQALQYYLRAEELVKNDEHLFHNIARCYFEKGNVDECKKYLIKSLAVNPNLEASKQFWTYLQTQGYVKDGEAPGVSIELQPRDSSQSEKNAGKSNGAGGAPLSMNLD